One window of the Benincasa hispida cultivar B227 chromosome 3, ASM972705v1, whole genome shotgun sequence genome contains the following:
- the LOC120073389 gene encoding oxygen-evolving enhancer protein 1, chloroplastic gives MAASVHATAATLMQPSKLAVSPRSTTSQLRSSQSVSKAFGVESAGARITCSLHSDLKDVSRKFADAAKIAGFALATSALVVSGAGAEGVPKRLTFDEIQSKTYLEVKGTGTANQCPTIDGGVDSFAFKPGKYEAKKFCLEPTSFTVKAEGVNKNSPPEFQNTKLMTRLTYTLDEIEGPFEVGADGSIKFEEKDGIDYAAVTVQLPGGERVPFLFTIKQLVASGKPESFGGDFLVPSYRGSSFLDPKGRGGSTGYDNAVALPAGGRGDEEELAKENNKNASSSTGKITLSVTKSKPETGEVIGVFESIQPSDTDLGAKAPKDVKIQGVWYAQLDS, from the exons ATGGCGGCCTCAGTACACGCGACCGCGGCTACGCTCATGCAGCCCTCCAAGTTGGCCGTCTCACCAAGGAGCACCACCTCGCAACTCAGATCTTCTCAAAGCGTTTCTAAAGCTTTTGGTGTTGAATCTGCCGGAGCTAGAATCACCTGTTCTCTTCACTCCGATCTCAAAGACGTTTCTCGGAAGTTCGCTGATGCCGCTAAGATCGCCGGCTTCGCTCTTGCCACTTCCGCTCTTGTCGTTTCG GGAGCAGGTGCTGAAGGAGTACCAAAGAGACTCACCTTTGATGAAATTCAGAGCAAGACATACCTTGAAGTTAAGGGAACTGGAACAGCTAACCAATGCCCCACCATTGATGGAGGAGTTGATTCATTTGCCTTCAAGCCAGGCAAATATGAAGCCAAGAAGTTCTGTCTTGAGCCAACTTCTTTCACTGTCAAGGCTGAGGGAGTGAACAAGAACTCCCCACCAGAATTCCAAAACACCAAGCTCATGACTCGTCTAACTTACACATTGGACGAGATTGAAGGACCCTTTGAAGTGGGTGCTGATGGTTCAATCAAGTTTGAGGAGAAAGATGGAATTGACTATGCTGCTGTCACTGTCCAGTTGCCTGGAGGCGAGCGCGTCCCGTTCCTCTTCACCATCAAACAATTGGTGGCTTCTGGTAAACCAGAGAGCTTTGGAGGGGATTTCTTGGTGCCATCATACCGTGGCTCATCTTTCTTGGACCCAAAGGGAAGAGGAGGTTCAACTGGATATGATAATGCTGTTGCATTGCCTGCTGGAGGGAGAGGTGATGAAGAAGAACTTGCTAAAGAAAACAACAAGAATGCTTCATCTTCAACGGGTAAAATTACTTTGAGTGTCACTAAGAGCAAGCCTGAAACTGGTGAAGTTATTGGTGTGTTTGAGAGTATTCAGCCCTCCGATACTGATTTGGGAGCAAAAGCTCCAAAGGATGTGAAGATCCAGGGTGTTTGGTATGCTCAGCTCGACTCTTAG
- the LOC120074679 gene encoding CASP-like protein ARALYDRAFT_485429: protein MEELPGALGTSASLALRLGQSIFASASLFFMCLEIEFYSYTAFCYLVTVMGLMVPWSLTLAVVDGYSVFVRHLPPQTRVTSIIVTGDWVLSFLSLGAACSTASVADILLEAGISYCSAKLCSRYRLSAAMAFLSWFLSLISSLFNLWLLPSL, encoded by the exons ATGGAAGAGCTGCCGGGGGCATTGGGCACAAGCGCAAGCTTGGCCCTCCGTCTTGGTCAATCGATCTTTGCCTCGGCTTCTCTCTTCTTCATGTGTCTCGAAATTGAGTTCTATAGCTATACGGCTTTCTG CTATCTGGTGACAGTCATGGGTTTGATGGTTCCTTGGAGTCTAACATTGGCAGTAGTAGATGGATATTCTGTTTTTGTTAGGCATTTACCTCCTCAAACAAGAGTAACGTCGATCATCGTCACCGGAGATTGG GTTCTATCATTTCTCTCCTTGGGTGCTGCTTGCTCGACAGCCAGTGTCGCTGATATCTTACTCGAAGCTGGGATTTCGTATTGTTCTGCAAAGCTTTGCAGTAGATATCGGCTTTCTGCAGCAATGGCATTCTTGTCATGGTTTCTTTCTTTGATTTCTTCCCTCTTCAATCTCTGGCTTCTTCCTTCTTTGTAG
- the LOC120074082 gene encoding uncharacterized protein LOC120074082 codes for MGICSSSESAAVATAKLILHDGSLQEFSYPVKVSYVLQNNPSCFICNSDEMDFDDALSAISDDEELQLGQLYFALPLNRLKQPLQAEEMAALAVKANSALMKCGGGDKCSHRRRSVSPVVFTVEELKTRKRVAAGRGGAGGRRKFAANLMAIPE; via the coding sequence ATGGGTATTTGCAGTTCTTCGGAATCTGCCGCTGTCGCCACTGCTAAATTGATCCTTCACGATGGAAGCCTGCAGGAATTTTCTTATCCGGTTAAGGTTTCGTACGTTCTTCAAAACAATCCGTCGTGTTTTATATGCAACTCCGACGAGATGGATTTCGACGATGCTTTGTCAGCCATTAGTGACGACGAGGAGCTTCAACTCGGACAGCTCTATTTTGCGCTGCCGTTGAATAGGCTGAAGCAGCCGCTTCAAGCCGAGGAAATGGCCGCATTGGCTGTCAAGGCCAATTCTGCGCTAATGAAATGTGGCGGCGGAGACAAATGTAGCCACCGCCGGAGATCGGTGTCTCCGGTGGTTTTCACGGTTGAGGAACTCAAGACTCGTAAACGAGTAGCAGCCGGCCGTGGTGGCGCCGGTGGAAGAAGAAAGTTCGCGGCGAATTTGATGGCGATTCCTGAATAG